In Musa acuminata AAA Group cultivar baxijiao chromosome BXJ2-3, Cavendish_Baxijiao_AAA, whole genome shotgun sequence, the following proteins share a genomic window:
- the LOC135607642 gene encoding putative receptor like protein 25, translated as MSPDTFQICSITGQIPPSVGNLTELEYLDLSSNNVVGSIPETIGSMVHLETLNLFDNSVAGQLPETMGRLHCLKSLDIAYNELSGQLPTTMGDLCNLTFYNFSASYVHEIQNDSRSVLHVVNYYYGESIYLTTKGEFVDYTSVLPLVTCIDLSGNHLSGEIPKELTKLLGLRFLNLSKNHLTGRIPENIGDLKQLESLDLSVNRLTGRIPSSFSAMYFLVRLNLSHNDLSGKIPTGSQLSTFDSWTYAGNKDLCGTPLPDCPVYGSPPDARVKQEEEEDDEKLDRLLEYTGIVVGFVVGRLLALCWHTHPEAGHQSCPLPMGGQDR; from the exons ATGTCGCCGGACACATTCCAGATTTGCTCGATTACCGGACAGATACCACCGAGCGTGGGGAACCTCACCGAACTGGAATACTTGGATTTATCAAGCAACAACGTCGTCGGAAGCATTCCGGAGACCATCGGCTCTATGGTCCATCTGGAGACATTAAACTTGTTCGACAATAGTGTTGCCGGACAACTACCGGAGACGATGGGTAGACTCCACTGCCTGAAGTCCTTGGACATAGCATATAACGAGTTATCCGGTCAGTTGCCAACGACAATGGGTGACCTGTGCAATTTGACCTT TTACAATTTCAGTGCCTCATATGTCCATGAGATACAGAACGACAGCAGGTCAGTGCTTCATGTCGTCAACTATTACTACGGCGAGAGCATCTACCTAACCACAAAAGGGGAATTTGTCGATTACACGAGTGTTCTTCCGCTGGTGACATGCATAGACTTGTCCGGTAATCATCTCTCCGGTGAAATCCCAAAAGAACTGACTAAGCTTCTCGGATTGCGCTTCCTGAACTTATCCAAGAATCATTTGACGGGGAGGATTCCAGAAAATATTGGTGACTTGAAACAATTGGAATCACTCGACTTATCGGTGAACAGACTCACGGGGAGGATACCTTCCAGCTTTTCTGCTATGTATTTCCTGGTTCGTTTGAATCTATCTCACAATGATTTGTCAGGAAAAATACCGACGGGTAGTCAATTGTCCACCTTCGACTCATGGACATATGCGGGTAACAAAGACCTCTGTGGTACGCCACTGCCGGATTGTCCTGTGTATGGAAGTCCACCTGATGCCAGAgtcaaacaagaagaagaagaagatgatgagaaGCTCGATAGGTTATTGGAGTATACCGGTATTGTGGTGGGATTTGTGGTCGGTCGGCTTCTGGCTCTCTGTTGGCACACTCATCCTGAAGCAGGGCATCAGAGTTGCCCTCTTCCGATGGGCGGACAGGATCGGTGA
- the LOC135608448 gene encoding F-box/kelch-repeat protein At1g55270-like: MMDRTAPNSQAGSDRVVRVQAPLVDSVSCYCRVDAGLKTVAGARKFVPGAKLCLQPEIVPHGPRIRNSRRERSRTQAPLLPGLPDDLAIACLIRVPRVEHLNLRLVCKRWNRLLSGNYYYSLRKKLGMAEEWVYVIKRARDGKISWNAFDPNHQLWRPLPPVPADYSEALGFGCAVLSGCYLYLFGGKDPSKGSMRRVVFYNARTNKWHRAPDMLRKRHFFGSCVVNNCLYVAGGECEGNQRTLRSAEVYDPNKNRWTSIAEMSTGMVPLIGVVYEGNWFLKGLDSDGQNVSEVYAPTTNTWSAVSGGIVTGCRNPSISLNGRLYASDCRDGCKLRVYEGATDSWNKFMDSEHHLGNSKAFEAASFVSLNGKLGIIRNNMSISLIDVTNPVSSIETNSARVWEAIAGKGQLKNFVSSLWSSLAGRSWLKDHIVHCQVLQA, from the exons ATGATGGATAGGACTGCCCCCAACAGCCAGGCCGGTTCGGACCGAGTTGTCCGCGTGCAAGCACCGCTG GTTGATTCTGTATCATGCTATTGCAGAGTAGATGCTGGCTTGAAAACAGTAGCAGGAGCTAGAAAGTTTGTTCCTGGAGCTAAGCTGTGTCTCCAACCTGAAATTGTACCCCATGGACCAAGAATAAGGAACTCTCGCAGGGAGAGGAGCAGAACCCAGGCACCTCTACTGCCTGGCCTTCCTGATGATCTTGCTATTGCTTGTTTGATTCGGGTTCCTCGAGTTGAGCACCTAAATCTTCGATTAGTTTGCAAAAGATGGAACAGACTTTTGTCTGGAAATTACTACTACTCCCTCAGGAAAAAGCTTGGGATGGCAGAGGAATGGGTGTATGTTATCAAGAGAGCCCGTGATGGAAAGATATCCTGGAATGCTTTCGATCCTAACCATCAACTCTGGAGGCCACTTCCACCTGTACCTGCAGATTATTCCGAAGCACTCGGCTTTGGTTGCGCTGTTCTCAGTGGTTGCTACCTGTATCTGTTTGGGGGAAAAGATCCATCAAAGGGTTCAATGAGGCGTGTGGTCTTTTACAATGCCCGGACAAACAAGTGGCACAGAGCTCCGGACATGCTTCGAAAACGCCATTTCTTTGGCTCCTGTGTTGTAAATAACTGCCTCTATGTTGCTGGTGGGGAATGTGAAGGGAACCAGAGAACTCTTCGTTCGGCCGAAGTTTATGATCCTAACAAGAATAGATGGACATCTATTGCTGAAATGAGCACTGGGATGGTGCCCTTGATTGGGGTTGTTTACGAGGGTAACTGGTTTCTCAAAGGGCTTGATTCAGATGGTCAGAATGTGAGTGAAGTCTATGCACCAACTACCAACACATGGTCCGCGGTTAGTGGTGGAATAGTTACAGGCTGCCGAAATCCCAGTATTTCATTGAATGGAAGGCTTTATGCATCAGATTGCAGGGATGGATGCAAGCTTAGAGTCTATGAAGGAGCTACCGATTCATGGAACAAGTTTATGGACAGTGAACATCATCTGGGAAATTCTAAGGCCTTTGAGGCTGCATCATTTGTCTCTCTCAATGGAAAGCTTGGTATCATCCGAAACAACATGAGCATCAGCCTCATCGATGTAACAAACCCAGTAAGTAGCATAGAAACAAATAGTGCTCGTGTGTGGGAGGCCATTGCAGGGAAAGGCCAACTGAAGAACTTTGTTTCAAGCTTATGGTCATCTCTCGCAGGTCGCAGTTGGTTAAAGGATCATATTGTTCACTGTCAGGTGCTTCAAGCTTGA
- the LOC135608449 gene encoding peptidyl-tRNA hydrolase, mitochondrial-like isoform X2, which yields MFTCCRLLRRSFCTTSSSASCAKPWLFIGLGNPGDKYRDTRHNVGFDMIDAFAQSLGISMASIHFKALFGMVGGTPVLLAKPQTYMNLSGESTGPLAAYYKLPLNRVIVMFDDMDLPCGVLRVQPKGGHARHKGLMSVIYHFRGNREFGRLRIGIGRPPGQMDPRAFLLQKFNASARERIDEALQEGVDVLKTLLTKGLTECASSTNPYQKYKHLRLQTLPV from the exons ATGTTTACATGTTGCAGGCTTCTGAGGCGTTCATTCTGCACAACATCTTCTTCTGCAAGCTGTGCCAAGCCATGGCTCTTTATTGGTCTCGGAAACCCAGGGGACAAATACCGTGACACAAGACACAAT GTTGGTTTTGACATGATCGATGCATTTGCCCAGTCGCTTGGCATTTCAATGGCATCCATTCATTTCAAGGCTCTTTTCG GAATGGTTGGTGGCACACCTGTTCTCCTTGCAAAACCTCAGACGTACATGAATCTTAGTGGTGAATCT ACTGGACCACTTGCTGCATATTACAAACTTCCTCTGAATCGGGTCATTGTG ATGTTTGATGATATGGACTTACCATGTGGAGTGCTTCGTGTGCAACCTAAAGGAGGACATGCGCGTCACAAAGG ATTGATGAGTGTGATCTACCATTTTCGAGGGAACAGAGAATTTGGCAGACTGAGAATCG GGATAGGAAGACCACCTGGGCAAATGGATCCAAGAGCCTTTTTGCTCCAAAAGTTCAATGCATCAGCCCGTGAGAGG ATTGATGAGGCATTGCAAGAAGGGGTGGACGTCCTGAAGACACTCTTGACTAAAGGCTTGACAGAATGTGCAAGTTCGACCAACCCATATCAGAAGTACAAGCATTTAAGACTTCAAACATTGCCGGTGTAG
- the LOC135608449 gene encoding peptidyl-tRNA hydrolase, mitochondrial-like isoform X1, translated as MFTCCRLLRRSFCTTSSSASCAKPWLFIGLGNPGDKYRDTRHNVGFDMIDAFAQSLGISMASIHFKALFGEGMVGGTPVLLAKPQTYMNLSGESTGPLAAYYKLPLNRVIVMFDDMDLPCGVLRVQPKGGHARHKGLMSVIYHFRGNREFGRLRIGIGRPPGQMDPRAFLLQKFNASARERIDEALQEGVDVLKTLLTKGLTECASSTNPYQKYKHLRLQTLPV; from the exons ATGTTTACATGTTGCAGGCTTCTGAGGCGTTCATTCTGCACAACATCTTCTTCTGCAAGCTGTGCCAAGCCATGGCTCTTTATTGGTCTCGGAAACCCAGGGGACAAATACCGTGACACAAGACACAAT GTTGGTTTTGACATGATCGATGCATTTGCCCAGTCGCTTGGCATTTCAATGGCATCCATTCATTTCAAGGCTCTTTTCGGTGAAG GAATGGTTGGTGGCACACCTGTTCTCCTTGCAAAACCTCAGACGTACATGAATCTTAGTGGTGAATCT ACTGGACCACTTGCTGCATATTACAAACTTCCTCTGAATCGGGTCATTGTG ATGTTTGATGATATGGACTTACCATGTGGAGTGCTTCGTGTGCAACCTAAAGGAGGACATGCGCGTCACAAAGG ATTGATGAGTGTGATCTACCATTTTCGAGGGAACAGAGAATTTGGCAGACTGAGAATCG GGATAGGAAGACCACCTGGGCAAATGGATCCAAGAGCCTTTTTGCTCCAAAAGTTCAATGCATCAGCCCGTGAGAGG ATTGATGAGGCATTGCAAGAAGGGGTGGACGTCCTGAAGACACTCTTGACTAAAGGCTTGACAGAATGTGCAAGTTCGACCAACCCATATCAGAAGTACAAGCATTTAAGACTTCAAACATTGCCGGTGTAG
- the LOC135608450 gene encoding eukaryotic translation initiation factor NCBP-like has protein sequence MEAAEEAETKGSASPPPPDSKTAAVVEAEGDVDERDRYSREIKAGLHPLKHKFVFWYTRRTPGVRSQTSYEDNIKKIVEISTVEGFWVCYCHLARPSSLPSPTDIHLFKEGIRPLWEDAANCNGGKWILRFKKIVSGRFWEDLVLALVGDQLDYGDDVCGAVLSIRFNEDILSVWNRSASDHKAVMALRDSIKRHLKLPHSYLMEYKAHDASLRDNSSYRNTWLRG, from the exons ATGGAGGCCGCGGAGGAAGCAGAAACCAAGGGTTCGGCCTCACCCCCTCCCCCCGACTCCAAAACTGCCGCCGTCGTCGAAGCGGAGGGCGATGTGGACGAGCGGGACCGCTATTCTCGCGAGATCAAAGCCGGTCTCCATCCTTTGAAG CATAAGTTTGTGTTCTGGTATACTCGACGAACACCTGGAGTGCGGTCGCAGACATCATATGAGGATAACATCAAGAAAATTGTAGAAATCAGCACA GTCGAAGGATTTTGGGTTTGCTATTGCCATTTGGCACGGCCTTCATCACTCCCTAGCCCAACAGATATTCATCTTTTCAAAGAGGGCATTAGGCCTCTGTGGGAG GATGCTGCTAATTGTAACGGTGGAAAGTGGATATTACGGTTCAAAAAGATTGTTTCAGGTCGTTTCTGGGAGGACTTG GTATTGGCATTAGTTGGTGATCAACTTGACTATGGGGATGATGTTTGCGGTGCTGTACTAAGCATTCGTTTTAACGAGGACATCTTAAGTGTTTGGAACCGGAGCGCATCAGACCACAAG GCTGTGATGGCTCTAAGGGACTCAATTAAGCGACATCTAAAACTGCCCCATAGCTACTTAATGGAGTACAAGGCACACGATGCTTCTCTGCGTGATAACTCTTCGTACAGGAACACTTGGTTGAGAGGATAG